The following are encoded together in the Populus trichocarpa isolate Nisqually-1 chromosome 5, P.trichocarpa_v4.1, whole genome shotgun sequence genome:
- the LOC7485621 gene encoding thioredoxin-like protein CDSP32, chloroplastic — MAAITNFLSKPPLSLSNTPKLSPPCLHSSFLVPFVTKEVKPLAAKLGTGRTHFMTKATAAPGTKKPVNDEKVQKIHSVEEFDEALKTAKNKLVVVEYAASHSYHSSQIYPFMVELSRTCNDVDFLLVMADESGKTRELCKREKIEKVPHFSFYKSLEKIHEEKGITQDKLMGDVLYYGDNHSAVVQLHLREDVEKLIDDHKADHKLIVLDVGLKHCGPCVKVYPTVIKLSRQMSDTVVFARMNGDENDSCMQFLKDMDVVEVPTFLFIRDGKICGRYVGSGKGELIGEILRYQGVRVTY, encoded by the coding sequence ATGGCTGCTATCACAAATTTTTTGTCAAAACCACCATTGTCTCTTTCAAACACCCCTAAATTAAGCCCTCCTTGTTTGCACAGTTCCTTCTTAGTACCCTTTGTTACTAAAGAAGTTAAACCCCTTGCAGCAAAACTTGGTACAGGAAGAACACACTTTATGACGAAGGCTACAGCTGCCCCAGGGACCAAAAAACCTGTCAACGAtgaaaaagtacaaaaaattcACAGCGTAGAGGAGTTCGATGAAGCACTTAAAACTGCAAAAAACAAGCTTGTTGTTGTAGAATATGCAGCAAGCCACAGTTACCATAGCAGTCAAATCTACCCTTTTATGGTAGAGCTTAGCAGAACCTGCAACGATGTAGATTTCCTTCTTGTGATGGCAGATGAATCAGGGAAGACTAGAGAGCTttgcaagagagaaaaaattgaaaaagttccACACTTTAGCTTCTACAAGAGCTTGGAGAAGATTCATGAAGAAAAAGGGATTACCCAAGATAAGCTGATGGGAGATGTTTTATACTACGGTGATAATCACTCTGCTGTTGTGCAGCTGCATCTCAGAGAAGACGTGGAGAAGTTGATTGATGATCATAAAGCTGATCACAAGCTGATTGTTCTTGATGTGGGGTTGAAGCATTGTGGGCCATGCGTGAAGGTTTACCCAACGGTGATTAAGTTGTCAAGGCAGATGTCTGATACTGTGGTTTTTGCACGCATGAACGGTGACGAGAATGATAGCTGCATGCAGTTTTTGAAGGACATGGACGTTGTTGAGGTGCCTACTTTCTTGTTCATCAGAGATGGTAAGATTTGTGGAAGGTATGTAGGATCTGGCAAAGGAGAACTTATTGGAGAGATTCTTAGATACCAAGGAGTTCGTGTTACCTACTAG
- the LOC7494000 gene encoding 24-methylenesterol C-methyltransferase 2: protein MDSLALFCTGALIAGGIYWFVCILGPAEQKGKRAVDLSGGSISAEKVQDNYKQYWSFFRSPKEIETAEKVPDFVDTFYNLVTDIYEWGWGQSFHFSPSIPGKSHLEATRLHEEMAVDLINVKPGDRILDVGCGVGGPMRAIAAHSRAKVVGITINDYQVSRARTHNKKAGLDSLCEVVQGNFLEMPFPENSFDGAYSIEATCHAPKLEEVYAEIFRVLKPGSLYVSYEWVTTDKYKSSDPEHVEVIQGIERGDALPGLRNYSDIAETARKVGFEVVKEKDLAKPPAQPWWTRLQMGRIAYWRNHIVVTILSALGIAPKGTVDVHEMLFKTADYLTKGGDTGIFTPMHMILCRKPEKKTEETSNS, encoded by the coding sequence ATGGACTCTCTCGCACTCTTCTGCACAGGAGCTCTCATAGCCGGTGGCATCTACTGGTTCGTTTGCATTCTCGGTCCAGCCGAGCAGAAGGGAAAACGGGCTGTAGATCTCTCCGGTGGCTCCATCTCAGCCGAGAAAGTCCAAGATAACTACAAACAATACTGGTCTTTTTTCCGCAGCCCCAAAGAGATCGAAACAGCCGAAAAAGTCCCTGATTTCGTCGACACTTTCTACAATCTAGTCACCGATATTTACGAGTGGGGATGGGGCCAGTCTTTCCATTTCTCTCCTTCCATCCCTGGAAAGTCCCACCTTGAAGCCACGCGCCTTCACGAAGAGATGGCCGTGGATCTGATTAATGTCAAGCCTGGAGATCGAATCCTGGATGTTGGATGCGGCGTCGGTGGTCCTATGCGTGCTATCGCTGCTCATTCACGCGCTAAGGTGGTCGGTATCACAATCAACGATTATCAAGTGAGTCGTGCGCGTACGCACAACAAGAAAGCTGGGTTAGATTCACTTTGTGAAGTTGTTCAAGGGAATTTCCTTGAGATGCCGTTTCCGGAGAACAGCTTCGACGGAGCTTACTCGATCGAAGCGACATGTCACGCGCCGAAACTAGAAGAGGTTTATGCAGAGATCTTTAGGGTCTTGAAGCCCGGATCTCTTTATGTGTCCTACGAATGGGTCACAACTGATAAGTACAAGTCTTCCGATCCTGAACACGTGGAGGTTATTCAAGGTATTGAAAGAGGTGATGCTCTACCTGGGCTAAGAAACTATTCTGATATTGCAGAGACAGCCAGGAAGGTAGGATTTGAAGTAGTGAAAGAGAAAGACTTGGCTAAACCACCAGCACAACCATGGTGGACCAGGCTTCAGATGGGAAGGATTGCTTACTGGAGGAACCACATTGTTGTAACAATACTTTCTGCTTTGGGGATTGCTCCAAAAGGGACTGTCGATGTTCACGAGATGCTGTTCAAGACAGCTGATTATCTTACTAAGGGTGGTGATACTGGGATTTTCACTCCAATGCACATGATTCTCTGCAGAAAACCTGAGAAGAAGACAGAAGAAACCTCAAATTCTTAG
- the LOC7494001 gene encoding uncharacterized protein LOC7494001, with protein MKTLSGLSHLFITIFLHNFSAVMVIPAITDVTMSALCPGRDECSLAIYLTGFQQAIIGLGTLVMMPLIGNMSDKYGRKALLTVPLSLVIVPSAILAYSRTRNFFYAYYVVKTLIAMVCEGSVPCLALAYVADNVPEGRRASAFGILSGIASSAFVCGNLSTRFLSTASTFQVSASVAIASLVYMRFFLQDSIIDEQLTAPILTSNGKPKGKGKDYATNEIPSKNVQIFKSAPSLEDMLCLLKSSVTLSQAAVVAFFYSLAEVGLHASLLYYLKARFHFNKDQFADLMVITGIAGTLSQLVLMPILAPALGEARLLAVGLFFTCVHVFLYSIAWTFWVPYVAAMFSVLIVFSQPCMRSIVSKQVGSCEQGKAQGCISGISSFANVISPLLFSPLTALFLSERAPFHFPGFSIMCVGFASMIAFIQSLMIRIAPPIANEKVCNSNYVDA; from the exons ATGAAAACGTTGTCAGGTTTAAGTCATCTCTTCATTACAATATTTCTGCATAATTTCTCAGCAGTTATGGTAATCCCTGCCATCACTGATGTTACAATGTCTGCCTTATGCCCCGGAAGAGATGAGTGTTCACTGGCCATTTACCTAACAGGATTCCAACAAGCG ATCATAGGGCTTGGAACGTTGGTGATGATGCCTTTAATAGGGAATATGTCGGACAAGTATGGCCGGAAAGCTTTGCTTACCGTTCCATTGAGTCTTGTAATAGTTCCCTCAG CCATATTGGCCTACAGCAGAACGAGGAACTTCTTTTACGCGTACTATGTCGTCAAGACTCTCATTGCCATGGTCTGCGAGGGAAGCGTCCCATGCCTTGCCCTCGCCTATGTG GCAGACAATGTTCCTGAGGGCCGGCGAGCATCCGCGTTTGGGATTCTTTCAGGCATTGCGTCCTCCGCTTTCGTATGCGGAAACCTTTCCACTCGTTTCCTCTCCACCGCCTCCACCTTCCAG gtttcTGCCTCGGTAGCAATCGCATCTCTAGTGTACATGAGATTTTTTCTCCAGGATTCCATCATTGATGAACAACTAACGGCTCCAATATTAACTTCTAATGGGAAAccgaaaggaaaaggaaaagattatGCTACAAATGAGATTCCAAGTAAAAATGTGCAGATTTTTAAATCAGCGCCTTCCTTGGAGGATATGCTCTGCTTGCTTAAAAGCAG CGTGACGCTTTCGCAAGCTGCCGTTGTCGCATTTTTCTACAGTCTCGCGGAAGTTGGTCTTCATGCTTCGTTACTG TATTATTTGAAGGCACGATTTCACTTTAACAAGGACCAATTTGCTGACTTGATGGTAATTACTGGAATTGCAGGGACTCTTTCACAG TTGGTTCTTATGCCTATACTGGCTCCTGCTCTAGGAGAAGCAAGGCTGCTTGCAGTAGGGCTTTTTTTTACATGTGTACAT GTGTTTCTTTACAGCATTGCGTGGACCTTCTGG GTACCTTACGTTGCTGCCATGTTCTCCGTTCTGATTGTCTTTTCACAACCATGT ATGCGGAGCATTGTGTCTAAGCAAGTTGGATCCTGTGAGCAG gggAAGGCTCAAGGGTGCATTTCTGGTATAAGCTCCTTTGCTAATGTCATTTCTCCCTTGCTTTTCTCTCCTTTAACAG CTTTATTTCTCTCTGAAAGGGCACCATTCCACTTCCCTGGTTTCAGTATTATGTGCGTCGGATTTGCATCG ATGATAGCCTTCATCCAGAGTCTCATGATAAGGATCGCTCCTCCCATTGCAAATGAGAAGGTCTGTAATTCCAACTACGTGGATGCCTAG